A genome region from Cytophagales bacterium includes the following:
- the hemL gene encoding glutamate-1-semialdehyde-2,1-aminomutase, whose protein sequence is MNSNTSKSLFDKAKKTIPGGVNSPVRAFKAVGGIPVFIKSAKGAYLIDEDNNRYIDLINSWGPMILGHAHELIEEAVNKAVSGSLSFGTPTKKESEIAELICSMVPSIEKLRMVNSGTEATMSAIRLARGFSGKEKIIKFEGCYHGHGDSFLIAAGSGAISSSSSKSIPDSAGITRGTANDTLIAPYNDLKAVEELISANQDKVAAIIVEPVAGNMGCVLPTLPPTDNDYDKSGFLQGLRAICNKNSILLIFDEVMTGFRLSKGGAQELFGIKPDLTTLGKIIGGGMPVGAFGGKKEIMDHIAPEGPVYQAGTLSGNPVAMAAGLTMLNTLNSNPDIYTKLQATTDKLVNGIKENLQKLLPDANFQINHIGSMFSLFFTNKEVTDFQSAKTSDLELFGRYFHEMLKRGVYLAPSQFESLFVSAAIEDEHVEKILEANYEALKLVIGH, encoded by the coding sequence TTGAACTCGAATACCAGTAAATCGCTATTTGATAAAGCAAAAAAAACTATTCCTGGCGGAGTAAATTCTCCGGTCAGGGCATTCAAAGCTGTAGGAGGTATTCCTGTTTTTATCAAATCAGCAAAAGGAGCATACCTTATTGATGAGGATAATAACCGCTACATTGACCTTATCAACTCCTGGGGGCCGATGATACTTGGCCATGCTCACGAATTGATTGAAGAAGCTGTGAACAAAGCAGTTTCAGGATCATTATCCTTTGGCACACCTACAAAAAAAGAATCAGAAATTGCAGAGCTCATTTGTTCCATGGTTCCCTCCATTGAAAAATTGCGGATGGTTAATTCGGGAACAGAAGCCACGATGTCAGCAATACGTTTGGCAAGGGGTTTTTCCGGAAAAGAAAAGATCATAAAATTTGAGGGTTGCTATCACGGCCATGGAGACTCTTTTTTAATTGCGGCAGGTAGTGGGGCGATTAGTAGTAGCAGCAGTAAAAGTATTCCTGATAGTGCTGGTATAACCCGGGGAACAGCCAATGATACACTCATAGCTCCTTACAACGACCTTAAAGCAGTGGAAGAACTTATTTCAGCCAACCAGGACAAAGTTGCTGCAATTATTGTTGAGCCTGTTGCCGGTAATATGGGGTGCGTTTTGCCAACCCTCCCGCCTACTGACAATGACTATGATAAGTCTGGCTTTTTACAGGGTTTGCGTGCCATTTGTAATAAAAACAGTATTTTGTTAATATTTGATGAGGTGATGACAGGTTTCAGATTGTCAAAAGGTGGTGCACAGGAATTGTTTGGTATAAAACCGGATCTTACTACCCTGGGCAAGATCATTGGTGGCGGCATGCCTGTTGGCGCTTTTGGTGGAAAAAAAGAGATCATGGATCACATTGCACCTGAAGGCCCGGTTTACCAGGCAGGTACTTTGTCAGGAAATCCCGTAGCAATGGCTGCCGGACTAACTATGCTGAATACCCTGAATTCAAATCCTGATATTTATACAAAGCTGCAGGCTACAACAGACAAGTTAGTCAATGGTATTAAAGAAAATTTGCAAAAACTGCTACCCGATGCCAATTTCCAAATCAATCATATCGGCTCCATGTTCAGTTTATTCTTCACAAACAAAGAAGTTACAGACTTCCAGTCAGCAAAAACATCAGACCTGGAATTATTTGGCAGGTATTTTCACGAAATGTTAAAAAGAGGCGTCTATTTAGCGCCTTCGCAATTTGAAAGTTTGTTTGTATCTGCCGCCATTGAAGATGAGCATGTGGAGAAAATTCTGGAGGCGAATTATGAGGCTTTGAAATTGGTCATTGGTCATTAA